Below is a genomic region from Thermotoga sp..
ACTGGAGCTCTTCGAGTACATCTTTTTCCAGAAGGGTCTTCTCTTGCATGATCATTTCGGCTTCCAAACCGTAGACTCTGACAACGACGCGATGGTACTTCTTCGGTACAAACCTCAGGATTTCCCTCTCTCGGTCGCACACGAGTTTTAAGGTGGCAGACTGAACCCTACCAGCACTCAGGTTGGATTTGAAATTCCTCCAGAGTACAGGGCTCAGGGAATAACCAACAATCCTGTCCAGTATCCTTCTTGCAAGCTGGGCATGAACTTTGTTCATATCTATCTTTCTGGGATTTTTGACCGCTTCTTTTATGACTCTGGGAGTGATCTCTGAGAAGACGATCCTGTTTTTCTTTCCAAGGGTGTTCGTGAGCCTGGCCACATGCCACGCAATAGCCTCACCCTCCCTGTCTATATCGGAGGCAATTAGGATCTCTCCCTCTTTCGAAATGGCCTTGATTCTTTCG
It encodes:
- a CDS encoding DNA topoisomerase; the encoded protein is MSKKYIIVESPAKAKTIKGILGSEYEVFASMGHIVDLPKSKFGVDLRNGFEPQFTVIKGKEKVVERIKAISKEGEILIASDIDREGEAIAWHVARLTNTLGKKNRIVFSEITPRVIKEAVKNPRKIDMNKVHAQLARRILDRIVGYSLSPVLWRNFKSNLSAGRVQSATLKLVCDREREILRFVPKKYHRVVVRVYGLEAEMIMQEKTLLEKDVLEELQ